TATCCTGAATAACGAAGTGTACCAAGCGGTTTCAAGTGGTCAAGTTAACCGCATTACAGATATGGATGCTACAATGCCATTCGCCTCAGTCCATTTTCCTGCTGAGCAACAGGATATAACATTAAGAAATGTAAACTTTGCTAAACTTAATAATGATTTTGTTAAAGAACATAAGCTTGCTAATGTTTTTGCATTCTTACAATTAAGCGATGAGTTTGAGCACGTTAAAATTCGAATTGCTCCGAAACAAGAAAAACCATACCCGACTTTACTCGATGTTGCGCAACACCAGCCTGAATTTACGGCTGAAAATATTTCCGGAACCATTATCGGTTATTATGCCCCAGAAATTTTTGGCACAATTACGGCAGCGGGCTGGCATCTTCATTTTATTAGCGATGATCGGCAATTTGCTGGTCACCTTCTGGCATTTGATGCTCCAGAATTAACAGGTAGCTTTGAAATTTTTGATAACCTGGAACAACATCTGCCGATTCATAATCAAGAATTTCGGGAGAGTGAAGTTGATATGGCAACTTTACGTGATGGAATTGCTAAATCAGAAGGAAATGCAGACTAAATGGAAGAGAAACTACATGGCGCAGATATTGTTATTGATAGTTTGAGAAAACACGGGGTTAATCTCGTCTTTGGTATTCCCGGAGCGAAGATTGATCGTTTGTTTGAAGGACTAGATGGTCAAGACAGTGAAGATGCACCTAAATTAATTGTTACCCGGCATGAGCAAAATGCGGCGTTTATGGCCCAAGCTTATGGTCGCTTAACCGGAAAAACAGGGGTCGCGATCACTACATCTGGCCCAGGAGTTGGTAATTTAGCAACTGGGATCATGACAGCCAACGCAGAAGGAGATCCAATGTTAGCGATTGGGGGACAAGTACAACGGAAAGACCTTCACCGCGCAACCCACCAAAGCACGCCTTCAACTGAAATTATGGCACCGATTACGCAATATAGCGCTGAAATTCAAGACCCAAATAATATTTCAGAAATTATGGCCAATGCATTTGAAGCGAGTCAGGATGCACGTAAGGGAGCAGCTTTCGTTAGTCTTCCACAAGACGTTGATGATGCTGAGGTAACTGAAAAGCCATTGCCAATTTATGAAACACCTAAGATGGGTCCTGCTGATCCAAATGACTTACAAAAACTAGTCGAACTAATTAAAAATAGTAAAATGCCGGTTATCTTAGTCGGTCAACGGGGCGCGGATGAAGAAATTACGACTGCTCTCCGCAAATTATTAGGTGATTATTCATTGCCTGTTGTTGAAACATATCAAGCGGCTGGAGTAGTGTCACGTGACTTAGAACAACAGTCATACTTTGGACGGATTGGCCTTTTCCGTAATCAAGTAGGAGATCAGCTTCTTCAACAAAGCGACCTTGTTATTGCTGTTGGTTATGATCCGATTGAATATGAACCACGGAACTGGAACAAGGAGGGGAATCTGCGAATTGTAAACCTTGATACCTTGCCAGCGCAAATTGATAACCACTATACGCCAATCATGCAACTAGTTGGTAATATTGCTATAAGCTTAACGGAGCTTGATAAGTTACTAAAAGGGTATGAATATCCTGTTGCAGCCACTGAGCAACTCGCTAAGTATAAGCAAGAACTTGACCAAGATAAAAAGATTCAAGTACCAACAAGCAATGATGCCAGCCATCCGTTAGCAGTTGTGCATGCAATTCAAGAAAATGTTACTGATGATATGCACGTTGCGCTCGATGTGGGTTCCCACTATATCTGGATGGCACGACATTTCCGCTGCTACCAGCCACGACACTTGTTAATCAGTAACGGGATGCAAACACTAGGCGTTGGCTTGCCATGGGCGATGGTTGCAGCGATGCTTTATCCCGAATATAAATCAGTGGCAGTTTGCGGGGATGGAGGCTTCCTCTTCTCTGGGGCGGAATTAGCGACAGCCGTTCAACACCATCTTAATGTTGTAACGATTGTATGGAATGATGGCGGTCATTACGACATGGTTAAGTTCCAGGAAGAGATGAAGTATTCGCAAGCAGCTGGTGTTAAATTTGGAAATGTTGATATCGTTAAGTATGCTGAGAGTTTTGGTGCAACTGGACTGCGAGTAAATAAGCCGGCTGACCTTACTAAGGTACTCAGTCAAGCGTTTAATATTGACGGCCCAGTTGTGGTAGATGTGCCAGTTGATTACAGTAACAATAAAGAATTAGCTGCCAACTTGATTGATTCACAACTTGGCTAAATGACAGACATCGAGATTGCAGACCAAGCGACACTGGAACCAATTACAGAAATTGCCGAGAAACTCGGACTTTCAGAAGACGAAATCGAACAATATGGTAAGTATAAAGCCAAAATTGATTTAAATGTAAAGCCTTTACCTGATAAAAAACATAAACTAATTTTAGTTACGTCCATCAACCCTACTCCTGCTGGTGAAGGGAAGTCGACTGTCCTCATTGGCTTAGGGGATGCATTAAATCAGTTAAATTATCAGACAACGATTGCAATGCGTGAACCATCGATGGGGCCTGTTTTTGGAATCAAAGGTGGTGCAACTGGTGGTGGATATAGTCAGGTTGTTCCAATGGAAGATATTAACCTGAACTTTACCGGTGACTTGCATGCTCTTACAAGTGCTAATAATACTTTGGCCGCTTTAATTGATAACTATATTATGCGTGATAATGCAATGAACCTTGATCCGCGGCGAATTATCTGGAAACGGGTAGAAGACGTTAATGATCGTGCTCTCCGAAATGTAGTTACCGGTCTTGGCGGTCCAATGGCTGGTGTTCCACGTGAAACAGGCTTTGACATCACAGCTGCTTCCGAGCTGATGGCAATTTTATGTCTATCAACTAGTCTTCATGACTTGAAAGAACGGATTAGTCGAATTGTAGTAGGATATACATACGATAAAGAACCGGTCACAGTTGGCCAGCTTAATTTTCAGGATGCAATTACAATTATCTTGAAAGATGCATTAAAGCCTAACCTTGTCCAAACTTTAGACCATACGCCAACAATCGTACATGGGGGACCATTTGCCAACATTGCCCATGGGTGTAATAGCGTTTTGGCGACGCAAACTGCCCTTAACCTTTCTGACTATACTGTGACGGAAGCTGGCTTTGGGGCTGACCTTGGTGGGGAAAAATTCCTTGATATTAAACAACGTGTTCTTGGTAAGCATCCAGATGCAATTGTCATCGTAGCGACTGTTCGAGCGCTAGAATACAATGGCGGTGCCAAACTTGCAGACTTAAATGATGAAAATCTTGATGCGCTGAAAAAAGGAATGGCAAACCTTAATCGTCACATTAAGAATATGCAATTATATGGGTTACCAATCGTAGTTGCAATCAACCATTTTGTCAGTGATACCGATAAAGAAATTCAAATGATTAAGGATGACTGTGCTAAGCAAAATGTTGAAGCAATTTTGACTGATGCTTGGGCTAAGGGCGGTAAAGGTACCCATGATTTGGCTAATAAAGTAGTCGAACTTGCTGATAGTCCAAGTGAATTTACTCATATCTATGACGTTCAAGTTGATGACCTTCAAACTAAGTTAGAGAAGATTGCTAAGCAGATTTATGGTGCTAAAGAAGTATCATTTAGCCGTAAAGCACAAAATCAATTGAAGCGATTTGCTAAGTATGGATGGAATGACTTGCCAGTATGTATTGCTAAGACCCAGTACTCATTTACAGATGACCAAAAACAACTCGGTGCCCCAACTGACTTTACTTTCCATATTCGGGAATTGGTACCAAAGATCGGTGCCGGCTTTGTCGTGGCATTAGCTGGTAATATGATGACAATGCCAGGCCTCCCTAAAGAACCAGCGGCTGTAAACATGACGATTGACGATAATGGTAAAATTACCGGATTATTCTAAATGGAAACAGTTAAGGCTGGGAGAAAAAGTTTTCTCCCATTTTTTGTTATCCGAACAATTTATGTTAATTTATTGGATAAAGTTAATGAAAATCGAACTTATTTTGCAAAATTGCTGAAAAAGTCTTGAATGACGAATGCCTGGAAGCATTTTATTGAGAATGTAAAACTACGGCGTTTCACTGTCTTATTATTAATCATTGTCGTACTCTGGCTAATGAGATCAATGATGAATTTAATTTTATTTACATTTATTCTTACTTATCTTGTTGTTAGTTGGGTAAGACTTGTCCAGCGATGGTTACCACGAATGTCGACAAGTTTAATTGTAATCGTTACCTATGTATTGTTAATTGTTCTCTTATACTTAGGGGTGACCCGCTATTTACCAGTTTTATCTCGGCAAGTTGTTAAAATGGTCAATTCAGTAGTTCATTTCTATAGTACTCATCAAGCGACGATGATATATCGTTATGTCAGCCATTACATAAGTACCGCCACTATTATGAGTCAGGTTCGGCATGGGATAACAATCGCGGTTAGCACTTTGACAAGTATTGGTGCAATTACCGTTTCATTTGTAATGTCTTTAATCTTGAGCTTTTTCTATACGCTTGAATTAAAACAAATGAATGAATTTTCTCATAGCTTTTTAGATAGTGATTTTGGCTGTTTTTTCCAGGATATTGATTATTTTGGTAAAAAATTTGTCAATACTTTTGGGGTAGTATTAGAGGCCCAATTTTTTATTGCTATTTGCAATACAGTGATTACCACGATTGGCCTATTATTTATGCGGATGCCGCAGATTTTTGCCCTATCGTTAATTGTGTTTATCTTTAGTTTGGTTCCGGTTGCTGGAGTAATTATTTCAACAATCCCATTGGCGATGGTTGGTTACTCAGTCGGTGGAATTCGCGATGTGGTTTACATTATCATCATGATTATCATCATCCATACTTTGGAGGCCTACGTCTTAAATCCTAAGTTTATGTCTAGCCGGACAGATCTACCAATCTTTTATACTTTTATCGTATTACTGATTGGTGAACATCTTTTTGGTACATGGGGATTGATTGTGGGGGTACCAATCTTTACCTTCTTACTTGATGTATTAGGCGTAAAGCCCATTCGCGGTGCAAAAAGAATAAAAAAAGAAGTGTGAATGTTAGAAAAGACGTTCTACAAGTCACTACTAAAGCACTCATTTAACATTCCCGTAAAGATCGTATTTTGGGATGGATCAAGTGTTATCTATGGTGACGGAACTCCTGAGGTAACTATCACCTTTAATGAGAAAATTCCAATGCGTGATATTACCAAGAACGCCTCAATTGCACTTGGGGAAGCCTACATGGATAAGAAAATCGAGATCCAGGGTAGCATTCAAGAATTGATCGAATCAGCATATGAAAGTGCCGATAGTTTTATGCGGAGTTCTAAGTTCCGCAAATTTTTGCCTAAACAAGGCCACTCAGAAAAAGAGAGCGAAAATGATGTCCAAAGTCATTATGATGTTGGGAACGACTTCTACAAGTTATGGCTTGATGATACGCTAACTTACTCATGTGCTTATTTTACTGATGGCAACCATGATGATCTTACAAAAGCACAAGTTGATAAGGTTCATCACATCTTAAAGAAGCTTGATCCAAAGCCTGGCAAAACATTGCTTGATATTGGATGTGGTTGGGGAACATTAATGTTAACTGCTGCAAAAGAATATGGCTTAAAAGTTACTGGGGTTACTTTAAGCGAAGAACAATATCGCTTTGTTAAGGAACGGATTGAAAAAGAAGGTTTGCAAGACGTTGCCGAAGTTAAACCTGTTGATTACCGTGAACTTGGTGACCAAAAGTGGGATTATATTACATCCGTTGGTATGTTTGAACACGTTGGAAAAGAAAATCTAGGTTTTTACTTTAAAGATATCCAAGGTTGCCTTGCTGATGATGGTGTTGCCTTGATTCATGGTATCACTCGTCAACAAGGCGGTGCATATAATGGGTGGATTAACAAGTATATCTTCCCTGGCGGTTATGTACCTGGTCTCGAAGAAATGATCGGTCACATTGAAGAAAATCATATGCAAATCGCTGATATCGAAATGCTTCGCCGTCACTATCAACGCACCCTCGAAATTTGGGACATGAACTTTAATGAACATCGTGCTCAAATCCTTGATATGATGGGTGAACGTTTTACACGGATGTGGGATTTATATCTTCAAACATGTGCTGCATCATTTGAATCTGGAAATATTGATGTTATTCAATACTTGATAACTAAGGGTCCTTCAGGTAAAAACTTACCAATGACTCGTGATTACATGACAAAATAGATGCAAAGTCAATTTTCAACTGTTGAAGAAGCATTAAACCAATTAGTAAATGGTGGTTATATTATCTTAGCCGATAATGAAGATCGTGAAAACGAAGGTGATTTAGTAGCTTTAGGTGAAAATGTCAACGCTGATACTATCTATGAAATGTTGAACGAGGCAAATGGTTTAATGTGTGTACCAGTAAGCGAAGATATTGCTAAACATTTAGCGTTTAAGCCCATGGTAGAACATAGCACTGACCCACACCAAACACCATTTATGGTTACTACTGATGGTACCTTAGAAGCAACCGGTGTTACTACTGGTGTTTCTGCTTTTGACCGCGCAGCAACGATTCGGCAAATTGCCAAGCCAACTGCCCAAGCATCTGACTTTAATCATCCCGGCCACATTCAACCTCTTTACGCTCAACCTCATGGATTAAGAGACCGAATTGGTCACACCGAAGCAGCTATTGATCTTGCCTATTTAGCAGGAAAGGCACCAGTTGCTGTTATTATTGAAGTGTTAAAGCGTGACGGCACGATGGCTCGTCGTGATAGTCTGTCAGTCCTTGCTAACCGAGTTCATGTACCATTTATTACAATCAATCAAATTATTGAGTATTTAGATGTAAAGGGAATCGATTATGCCGCTGACCTCGCTAAAGTAAATGCTTAAATGGATGGTGCGATTTTTTCGTTTAATAATATCTTTGTTAATACAAATAAGTTATCCTTTACTGCATGGCAACGTTTTGCAATGTATGAATTTGGGATGGGATTACCTGGAAAATTAGCTTCCCAATTCGATAACCTTACTCCTTCGCAAGGGCTCTCCCTAGTCTTAGCACATTTTAATGCTAATCCTGCCCCAAGCGAAAAGGCTTCAATGATTGCAGAATGGCAAAAATTCCTTAACGAAGAAGCGGATAGCCTAAGTGAAAAGGATCAACTTCCAGGGATTAAGCGTCTTTTACTAAATCTCTATGATCATTACGTTAAAATTGCCGTGTTAGATGCTAATGGAGATGTACAAAATGTCCTTAAACAAATTGGCCTTGATAATTATGTCGATAGTATCGTTAGGACTAATGATAAAGAAAGCCCATATCTAACTGCTGTTAATCAATTAAATCTTATCGGAGCTAATTGCATTGGAGTTGGAACGACAGCTCATGATATTGAAAATATTCACCATATAAATGCAATTGCAATTGGCGTTGGTGATGCTACAACATTAGCAAATGCAGATTATCAAGTAGTACAAGTTGGTGACTTACGCTACCCAATGCTCCAAAAGATTTGGGAAGATAAACAATAAATGACATATTCACAACGCGTTGCAAAAGCATTATTAGATATTCATGCTGTTACCCTTAGCCCAGACCAACCATTTACCTGGGCGAGCGGTCTAAAATCTCCAATCTATACCGATAATCGATTGACGATTTCTTATCCAGAAGTTCGGCAAGCAATTTTTAATGGGATGGTTGAACAAATTAAACTTCATTTTAGTGGGGCCGATGTTATTGCCGGGACAGCAACTGCTGGAATTCCTCATGCGGCATGGGTTGCCCAGAATATGGAATTACCGATGATTTATGTTCGGACTAAGCCGAAAGATCATGGTCAAGGCAAGCAAATTGAAGGGGTGCTTAAAGAAGGACAAAAAGTCGTCGTGATTGATGACCTTATTTCAACTGGTGGTAGTGTATTAAACGCTGTGCGGGCGGTTAACAATGCAGGCGGAAAAGTAATTGGCGTTGTTTCTGTCTTTACTTATGATTTGCCAGCTGCTGAACAAAACTTTATGGCAAATGGACTAAAATACTATTCAGTAACGGATTATATGACTTTGATTAAGGTCGCAAAGGAAAATGACCAAATTAGTGCGGACCACCTCAAGTCTCTTCAAGAATGGCGGAAAGACCCGTTAAGCTGGAGTAAAGAGCAAGCATCATAATTGAAACGCTTCGTACCGATGGTGGCTATCGATGTTGCAACTAAGCAGGAAGCAATTGACCTATTTGATAAATTAATGGTAAAACCGCAGCCGATCGTAAAAATTGGAATGGAATTATATTATGGCCTGGGACAAGTAATTGTTAAAGAGGCAAAAAAGCGGGGATTTAAGGTATTCCTTGATTTGAAATTATACGATATTCCGAATACTGTTCATCGCGCAATGGCAGCTATTGGCCGATTGGGAATTGATTTTACGACAATTCACGCAGCTGGAGGCAGTGAAATGTTGATTGCCGGATTAGCCGGTCTAGAAGAAGGAGCTAAGGAAGCAGGCGTTGAACCAGCAAAGTTATTAGCAATTACCCAACTTACTTCGATTGATGAAAAAATTCTCCATGAACAACAGCATGTTGATTTGTCGTTGATTGAGTCAGTCCAAAGTTACGCGCGCTTAGCAGAAAAAGTAGGATTGGCCGGCGTGGTTTGCTCAGCCCATGAAATCAAGGCGATTCGTGAAGTGACGGGGGATAATTTCCTATGTGTAACGCCAGGAATCCGCCCGACTCATGCAATAAAAGATGATCAAAAGCGAGTGGTTACACCAGCACAAGCAAGAATAGATGGGAGCAATGCGATCGTAGTTGGACGGCCAATCACTCAGAGCTTTGACCCAGTTGCTGCTTATCAAGAAGTCCAAAAAGCATTCTTAAATGAGGAGGAAGAAAAATGAATGCAAGAAACGCAACGATTAGCAGTTGAATTGCCGGGATTATCACTAAAAAATCCGATTATTGCGGCAAGTGGGACTTGTGGATATGGGCAAGAAGCAGCTAAAAAGTATAATCTTAATCATTTAGGCTCCCTTGTGTTAAAGTCCACTACCCTCCATCCCCGCCAAGGTAATCCACGTCCGCGAGTTTGTGAAACCAGTGCCGGTTGGCTTAATGCTAATGGTCTTCAGAATGTGGGCATTACCGCAGCAACTAATGAAAAAATTCCGTGGTTACGAAAAAATTATCCGCAACTACCGATTATTGCAAGTGCTGCTGGTTTTTCTGAAGACGAATACGTTAAAGTTGTTAGTGAATTTGCTAATACGGCTGGGGTGAAAGCAATTGAATTAAACGTATCATGTCCGAATGTAAAACACGGCGGGATGGCAATGGGAACTGATCCAGAAGTGCTTCAACGATTAGTAAAACAAGTAGTTAAAGCTGCCCTAGGAATTCCCATCTATGTAAAGCTAACACCAAATGTAACTAATATTGTTCCCCTCGCGCAAGCAGCTGAGCAAGGGGGCGCTAATGGCCTGACGATGATTAATACGTTAACGGGATTAAGCATCGACTTAAAAACTCGGCGCCCGGCTTTAGCTAATGTAACGGGCGGTTTATCAGGTCCTGCCATTAAACCTTTAGCATTAAGAATGATTCACCAGGTCCGTCAGGTTT
The genomic region above belongs to Limosilactobacillus reuteri and contains:
- the pyrF gene encoding orotidine-5'-phosphate decarboxylase yields the protein MVAIDVATKQEAIDLFDKLMVKPQPIVKIGMELYYGLGQVIVKEAKKRGFKVFLDLKLYDIPNTVHRAMAAIGRLGIDFTTIHAAGGSEMLIAGLAGLEEGAKEAGVEPAKLLAITQLTSIDEKILHEQQHVDLSLIESVQSYARLAEKVGLAGVVCSAHEIKAIREVTGDNFLCVTPGIRPTHAIKDDQKRVVTPAQARIDGSNAIVVGRPITQSFDPVAAYQEVQKAFLNEEEEK
- a CDS encoding SAM-dependent methyltransferase; its protein translation is MLEKTFYKSLLKHSFNIPVKIVFWDGSSVIYGDGTPEVTITFNEKIPMRDITKNASIALGEAYMDKKIEIQGSIQELIESAYESADSFMRSSKFRKFLPKQGHSEKESENDVQSHYDVGNDFYKLWLDDTLTYSCAYFTDGNHDDLTKAQVDKVHHILKKLDPKPGKTLLDIGCGWGTLMLTAAKEYGLKVTGVTLSEEQYRFVKERIEKEGLQDVAEVKPVDYRELGDQKWDYITSVGMFEHVGKENLGFYFKDIQGCLADDGVALIHGITRQQGGAYNGWINKYIFPGGYVPGLEEMIGHIEENHMQIADIEMLRRHYQRTLEIWDMNFNEHRAQILDMMGERFTRMWDLYLQTCAASFESGNIDVIQYLITKGPSGKNLPMTRDYMTK
- the budA gene encoding acetolactate decarboxylase, whose protein sequence is MTTLYEHGTLAALMAGNFDGTITVGNLLKHGSMGIGTFTGLDGEVVILNNEVYQAVSSGQVNRITDMDATMPFASVHFPAEQQDITLRNVNFAKLNNDFVKEHKLANVFAFLQLSDEFEHVKIRIAPKQEKPYPTLLDVAQHQPEFTAENISGTIIGYYAPEIFGTITAAGWHLHFISDDRQFAGHLLAFDAPELTGSFEIFDNLEQHLPIHNQEFRESEVDMATLRDGIAKSEGNAD
- a CDS encoding AI-2E family transporter, with amino-acid sequence MTNAWKHFIENVKLRRFTVLLLIIVVLWLMRSMMNLILFTFILTYLVVSWVRLVQRWLPRMSTSLIVIVTYVLLIVLLYLGVTRYLPVLSRQVVKMVNSVVHFYSTHQATMIYRYVSHYISTATIMSQVRHGITIAVSTLTSIGAITVSFVMSLILSFFYTLELKQMNEFSHSFLDSDFGCFFQDIDYFGKKFVNTFGVVLEAQFFIAICNTVITTIGLLFMRMPQIFALSLIVFIFSLVPVAGVIISTIPLAMVGYSVGGIRDVVYIIIMIIIIHTLEAYVLNPKFMSSRTDLPIFYTFIVLLIGEHLFGTWGLIVGVPIFTFLLDVLGVKPIRGAKRIKKEV
- the pyrE gene encoding orotate phosphoribosyltransferase; the protein is MTYSQRVAKALLDIHAVTLSPDQPFTWASGLKSPIYTDNRLTISYPEVRQAIFNGMVEQIKLHFSGADVIAGTATAGIPHAAWVAQNMELPMIYVRTKPKDHGQGKQIEGVLKEGQKVVVIDDLISTGGSVLNAVRAVNNAGGKVIGVVSVFTYDLPAAEQNFMANGLKYYSVTDYMTLIKVAKENDQISADHLKSLQEWRKDPLSWSKEQAS
- the alsS gene encoding acetolactate synthase AlsS, whose amino-acid sequence is MEEKLHGADIVIDSLRKHGVNLVFGIPGAKIDRLFEGLDGQDSEDAPKLIVTRHEQNAAFMAQAYGRLTGKTGVAITTSGPGVGNLATGIMTANAEGDPMLAIGGQVQRKDLHRATHQSTPSTEIMAPITQYSAEIQDPNNISEIMANAFEASQDARKGAAFVSLPQDVDDAEVTEKPLPIYETPKMGPADPNDLQKLVELIKNSKMPVILVGQRGADEEITTALRKLLGDYSLPVVETYQAAGVVSRDLEQQSYFGRIGLFRNQVGDQLLQQSDLVIAVGYDPIEYEPRNWNKEGNLRIVNLDTLPAQIDNHYTPIMQLVGNIAISLTELDKLLKGYEYPVAATEQLAKYKQELDQDKKIQVPTSNDASHPLAVVHAIQENVTDDMHVALDVGSHYIWMARHFRCYQPRHLLISNGMQTLGVGLPWAMVAAMLYPEYKSVAVCGDGGFLFSGAELATAVQHHLNVVTIVWNDGGHYDMVKFQEEMKYSQAAGVKFGNVDIVKYAESFGATGLRVNKPADLTKVLSQAFNIDGPVVVDVPVDYSNNKELAANLIDSQLG
- a CDS encoding formate--tetrahydrofolate ligase; this translates as MTDIEIADQATLEPITEIAEKLGLSEDEIEQYGKYKAKIDLNVKPLPDKKHKLILVTSINPTPAGEGKSTVLIGLGDALNQLNYQTTIAMREPSMGPVFGIKGGATGGGYSQVVPMEDINLNFTGDLHALTSANNTLAALIDNYIMRDNAMNLDPRRIIWKRVEDVNDRALRNVVTGLGGPMAGVPRETGFDITAASELMAILCLSTSLHDLKERISRIVVGYTYDKEPVTVGQLNFQDAITIILKDALKPNLVQTLDHTPTIVHGGPFANIAHGCNSVLATQTALNLSDYTVTEAGFGADLGGEKFLDIKQRVLGKHPDAIVIVATVRALEYNGGAKLADLNDENLDALKKGMANLNRHIKNMQLYGLPIVVAINHFVSDTDKEIQMIKDDCAKQNVEAILTDAWAKGGKGTHDLANKVVELADSPSEFTHIYDVQVDDLQTKLEKIAKQIYGAKEVSFSRKAQNQLKRFAKYGWNDLPVCIAKTQYSFTDDQKQLGAPTDFTFHIRELVPKIGAGFVVALAGNMMTMPGLPKEPAAVNMTIDDNGKITGLF
- a CDS encoding dihydroorotate dehydrogenase — protein: MQETQRLAVELPGLSLKNPIIAASGTCGYGQEAAKKYNLNHLGSLVLKSTTLHPRQGNPRPRVCETSAGWLNANGLQNVGITAATNEKIPWLRKNYPQLPIIASAAGFSEDEYVKVVSEFANTAGVKAIELNVSCPNVKHGGMAMGTDPEVLQRLVKQVVKAALGIPIYVKLTPNVTNIVPLAQAAEQGGANGLTMINTLTGLSIDLKTRRPALANVTGGLSGPAIKPLALRMIHQVRQVSSLPIIGVGGIESAEDVLEFMMAGANAVQIGAASFHDSLACPKIAADLPIVMDRYGIKKLTDLWEVRF
- the ribB gene encoding 3,4-dihydroxy-2-butanone-4-phosphate synthase; the protein is MQSQFSTVEEALNQLVNGGYIILADNEDRENEGDLVALGENVNADTIYEMLNEANGLMCVPVSEDIAKHLAFKPMVEHSTDPHQTPFMVTTDGTLEATGVTTGVSAFDRAATIRQIAKPTAQASDFNHPGHIQPLYAQPHGLRDRIGHTEAAIDLAYLAGKAPVAVIIEVLKRDGTMARRDSLSVLANRVHVPFITINQIIEYLDVKGIDYAADLAKVNA
- a CDS encoding HAD hydrolase-like protein encodes the protein MDGAIFSFNNIFVNTNKLSFTAWQRFAMYEFGMGLPGKLASQFDNLTPSQGLSLVLAHFNANPAPSEKASMIAEWQKFLNEEADSLSEKDQLPGIKRLLLNLYDHYVKIAVLDANGDVQNVLKQIGLDNYVDSIVRTNDKESPYLTAVNQLNLIGANCIGVGTTAHDIENIHHINAIAIGVGDATTLANADYQVVQVGDLRYPMLQKIWEDKQ